Below is a window of Hydrogenimonas sp. DNA.
TCTGTGCCTCTTCGAAAGCTTCGTCACACCAGGGCCGCCAGTCGACAGGGTTCTGTGCATGCTGCTGAAGATAGGGGGACTCTTCGTTCGCCAGTCTGTTGGACATGATAGTACCTTTTTTGTATCGATAGTAGCAATTTTACCATAGGGCACCTCTAAAAAGTTCCATCACGACCGGTCTGACCGTTGCCGTTAAGGTAGTTGGCTCAAAGGAAAAAACCGAGACGGGTCGGCAAAACCTGTACGCAGGTGCGATTTGCCCTTCGGGGCGCGGCAACGAGGCTAAAAACCGCAAATTCCTACGGAACCCTTCGGGCACGAGCGGTTTTCTTGACGCCCCGCTGCCGCTCAAATCACAATGCTGGCAGATTTCGCCGACCCGTCTCTTCATCTACCTTGAGTTTTGAATCACCGTAACCGACCTTACGCAAAATTTGTCAGCCCCGGGGTTTGAGCGGAAAAATATCGTTCAAAAAACCGCGCTTGCCCGTTAGGGCGCCGAAGGCCTTTAGAGGTGCCCTATAGATATTTTGCAGCGTCCCGCAGGGCAAATCCCGCTCAGCGTGCAGATTTTGCGTAAGGTCGGTTACCGTAATTAGCACCTTGACAAGAGACGGAGTCTGTCGTAGAATGTTAGAGTAATTACTCTAGAATACCTCAAAAGGTTGCTTATGGGTTCGGAAGGTACAAGGAGAAAGATACTCGATGCGGCACTTCATCTTTTCAACGAAGCGGATACGCAGAGGGCATCTACAAACCACATAGCCAGGGCCGCAGGGGTGAGTCCCGGAAACCTCTACTACCACTTCAGGAACAGAGAAGAGATAATCAGAGCGCTCTATGCGATGATGACGGAGAAGATCGGCTTCGCCCAAAAACCTCTGCCAGACACGATGTGCCAACTCAAGCTCTACTGCTCTTTCGTCTCGGACGTCTGGTGGGAGTACCGCTTCTTCCGGCGCGAGCTCATCTTTCTAATGAAGAGAGACCCGGCACTGGAGCAGGCGGTGGTGAGGGACAACCGGCTGCAGCACTCCAAGTTTCTGGCACTTGTGGAGAAGCTCCGTGACGAAGGGTATATCCTGCTTCCCAACGACGACACGATAGAGCTTCTTGCAGATACGGCGATGCTCTACAGCCAGTTTTGGACACCATACCTGATGAGCCTCGGCAACAGTGTGACCGCACCGGCCGTAAGGATGGTCTCGGAAAGAATAATGGACCTGTTCGGCCCCTACCTGAGCGAGAAGGCGAAAAGGGAGCTGGCGGATTGCTACACGAAATCTACACAATAGATCGTTAACATTACACCAAGGAGTTGAAATGGCCTATATAAAGCTGCCCGAATTCGAAGAGATGGACCCCGAAATTCAGGAGCGGGCGCGTCCGATTATGGAGAAGACCGGAAAACTGGGAGATATCTTCAAGCTGCTTGCGGTCAGAAAAGATATCTACTTCGCTACGGATGCGATGGTGCAGAGCTATCTGCTGGCGGAGACCGAGCTCCCCTACAGGGTGAAGGAGTCCATAGCGCTGCTGGTGTCGAAGGAGAACGGCTGCAGCATGTGTGTGGATGTCCACAAGAGTATCGCCAAAATGCTCGGCATGAGCGAAGATGAGGTGGAGAGGGTGCTTCAGGGCATAGATGCCATGGAGGTCGATGAGAGGGAGAAGGAGCTGTTGAGGTTCTCTCTGCGGGCAAGCAGAAAAGATAACTACAAGATGGGAAGAGAGGATATAGATGCGCTGAAAGAGCTCGGGTACAGCGACTCGCAGATTGTGGAAGCGGTAGCTATAACCGGGTACTTCAACTATATCAACACTCTTTCAAACGTATTCGGCCTGGGCCGGGAGGATTAGTATTATGAAAAAGATTCTGATGTCGATTATAGTGTTGACGGCGGGAGCAGTAGCGCTGGAGGCCTACTCCGCAAAAGGGATGGTCTCCTACAAGAAGCTCTGCAAGCAGTGCCACGGATCGGGTTTCAAAGGTGCCGCCATGCTGACGAGCGATGAGTGGGAAGAGATGTTCGAAGATAGGGCTAAAAGGCTGAAAGAGGTTCATAAAGATGATCCTGATGCCGGGAAAGTAATGAAGTCGCCATATTTCAAGCGCCGCATGGAGGCTCTTGGAAGATTTCTGCGAAACAATGGCAGCGACATGGGTGTTGTCCGAAGCTGCGACGGTCTCAACTGCGGGTAGTCTTCGGATATAGCTGATGTTACACCGTTTGCACAACATCAATGATATAATTTAATGGGTTTTTTGTGGTGTCCGAAAATAATGAAAATTTCATAAAAGGTAAAAGTGTGGGAAGAGTTTCGAAAACCGTTTTGATATTGCTTCTGAATATATCTCTGTTTGCCGGCCTGCTGAGTGTGGATGAGGCGTTCAAACCGTCCGCCGAGTTCAGGAACGGCAAAGTTCATCTCGAGATAGGGTTGGCAGAGCATATTCACCTGACAAAAAATCTTTTCAAATTCTCGGTAGAACCAGAGGGAAAAGTTGAGCTGGGTGAGTACAGGCTTCCGCCGGCGCAGAGGGATGATTTCGGAGATGAGGTCTATGCCGGCAGATTCGAAGCCGATTTTCCGGTAGAGGTTAAGGACCCGTCCCTCAAGAGCTTCACCTTTGTAGTGACATACCAGGGATGTTCGGATGCCGGTATATGCTATCCGCCCGTGACCAAAAGGTACGACTTCGACCTGAAAAGCGCCGCGGCCACAACTGAACCCCCGTCTGCGGAGGTGTCGGAAAAGAGTCTTGCAGCACCGGCTTCACAGAGTGGAGGAGAGGGTACGCTTTCCGAGGAGGAGAGTATAGCTTCGACACTCAAGTCCAAAAGCTTTTCGATTGTGCTTCTGACCTTTTTCGGTTTCGGACTGCTTTTAGCCCTCACTCCGTGCGTCTTTCCGATGATACCGATTCTCTCCTCCATCATTGTCGCGCAGGGCGAAGGGATGAACGCCAGAAGAGGTTTCGTACTCTCCTTGGTCTATGTACTTTCGATGGCACTTACATATACCGTAGCCGGTGTGCTTGCGGGCCTTTTCGGCGCCAATATACAGGCGGCTCTGCAGAATCCGTGGGTCATATCTCTCTTCGCGCTTCTTTTCGTGGCTTTGGCATTTTCGATGTTCGGTTTTTACGAACTTCAGCTGCCGGCATCTTTGCAGACCAGGATCAGCCGTACGAGTGACGAAGCGGGAAAAAAGGGTGGATTGGCGGGAGTCGCGGTTATGGGATTTCTCTCTGCGCTCATCGTCGGACCTTGTGTCGCTCCGCCGCTTGCGGGTGCGCTGATCTATATAGGCCAGACCGGTGACGCTCTGCTTGGCGGGGCGGCGCTGTTCGTAATGAGCCTTGGTATGGGGCTGCCGCTGCTTCTCATAGGCACCGGCGCAGGAAAATTCATGCCGAAACCGGGCGGCTGGATGAGTGCCGTCAGCAGGGTTTTCGGCGTCGTCATGCTCGGTGTCGCGATATGGATGCTCTCACGTATCGTTCCCGACTCCGTATCGATGGCCCTTTGGTCGGCTCTCTTCATAATCAGTGCAGTCTATATGGGTGCGCTCGAGCCCCTGGGAGAGAAGAGGGGCTGGAATGCTCTCTTCAAGGGGATCGGCATCATCTCCCTGGTTTACGGAGTTCTCCTCTTTTTCGGTACCTTTACCGGTGCATCCAACCCGCTCGATCCTCTCAGGGTATTCAAAGAGCGCACCGCATACGCAACACTCGCTGCCCCGGAGTCTCTGCGCTTCAGCAGGGCGGAGACGCTGGAGGATCTGCAGAAGATTTTGGAGTCTCAAAAGGGGCCTGTTATGGTGGATTTCAGGGCCGACTGGTGCGTAAGCTGCAAAGAGCTGGAGGAGAATACATTCAAAAACAGTGATGTGATAGAGGCTCTGAAAGGGTACACTCTGCTTCAGGTGGATGTCACCGAAAACAGTGCCGAGCAGAAGAGAATCATGAAACATTTCGGAATATTCGGACCCCCGGCCATCCTCTTTTTCAGAGACGGCAAAGAGCTCAGGGCGAAGAGGATTTCGGGCTACAAGCCGCCTGAGGAGTTTTTGAAAATAGTAGAACTCTTACATAACTGATTTTGCGTAGAGTCAGATTCCAATAGAAGGATGAGAGAGTGAAAAGAGTTATATTGACGCTGCTGCTGGTTGCGGGGGCACTATTCGCGGAGGTTGAGTGGGCGATGGACTACTCCGACGCCCTTGCGGAGTCGAAAGAGAGCAACAAGCCGGTTATGGTGATGATAAGCCAGGAGAGCTGCAACTACTGCTTCTTCATGAAGAGCCAGGTATTTACCAAGCCCAGGGTCGCCGAGTTCATAAACCGTAACTTCATTCCGGTCGAACTCGACCTGCAGTCAGATCCGATACCGCCCTATCTAAAGCCGTACGGAACCCCTACATTCTATATTGTCGCAGAGGGCGGCAAAAAGGTTTCCCGCCCCATTGTGGGTGCGGCGAAAGCGGACGCTTTCATAGAGCGGACGCAAAAAGAGCTCGAAAAGTTCAGGCGTTAGTCAGTTACAGACGTTACGCAAAAAGCGTAACGTCATCTCGAAATTTGTGATTTCGAAGCTTTAGGGGGGTGCAGGGGACGGTCAGTCCCCGCCAAAGCTTGGGCTTGGCTCAAGCTTTGCATAACATCAATCTGTTACTTGAACCCGGATTTTGCAATAGAGATCACAGAACTCTGCACAAACCATTGCACCGAGGGCACCTGCGGAGAAACAATCGATGCACCTTCGGGTGCACCTCATCTTTTCCACAAGCACCCACAGCACAAGCGTTCGGCAGATTTCAAGAGATTCTATTGCAAAATCCGGGTTAAAACGAACATCGGATATAATTTCAGAAAACCCAAGGAAATCCGATGATCATAAAGAGTGCCAGAGTGGTTTTGCAAGATGGCATAAAAGAGCTCGATGTAAAGATAGAGAAGGGGAAAATAGTAGAACTTTCCGATTCACTCGAAGGTAAAAACGTCATAGATGCCGAAGGCAGATACCTCATGCCTGCAATGGTCGATATAGGTGTTGGTGTCATGGACGGCAAGCTTAGAGGAGGAACACTCGAAAAACTCTCGACGAAAGCCCGTATGAACGGTTTCGGTACCGTCGTGCTCTCCTCCCTCTGCGACCCCCGCATAGATAATGAGATAACTCTTGAGTTTGCAAGATCTCAGGCAGAGCTCTGCAGAGAGACCAAAATTCTTTCACTCCTTTCCGGGGTGAAAGAGGAGGGCGGTTTGAGCGACTGCTCTATTCTTCTGAAAGAGGGTGCGGTAGGAATTGAGTTCGAGAGCCATATAGACGGAAATCTGATACGCCGTCTCATGGAGTACGCTTCGATGCACGGTGTAAAGCTATTCTGCCGGGCGAACGATCCGGCACTTCAGGGTGAAGGGGTCATGCACGAAGGGGAGATATCCTGCAGGCTTGGGCTTGCGGGAGTCCCTTCGGTAGCCGAGTCGTCGCAGATAGCCAGAATTGGAGAGCTCGCGGAGTTTTACGGTGTAGATGTGGTGGTTCTAGGCGCCTCTACGGAGAGAACACTGAAGATATGTGCCCAGAGCGGACATCTCTCTGCACAGGTTCCGATCCACCACCTGATTCTGAGCGACAGAGCCTGTCTGGATTACGATACGGCGGGAAAGATATGGCCTCCGCTGCGGGATGAGGCTATGTGCGCGGCTATGAGGGATGCAGTTTTAAAAGATGATTCGGCGATGATCACCTCTTTGCACACACCCGTGAGTGAAACCGCGAAAGATGCTGTTTTCGCGGAGGCTGCCTACGGTATAGAGGGTCTTAATGTGTTCTTACCGCTTCTATATACGTTTCTTGTCGAAAAAGGGGGAATGGACCTGCCTTCGCTTGCCGCGAAAACGTCGCTGAATCCTGCCGCGGCAGTAGGGCTCGACGGAAAAAAGGGGGCGATACTGCCCGGATACGATGCCGATCTTCTGCTGTTTGACCCCGATTTCAGCTTTTGCTATAACGATCCGCAATCTCCATATGACGGTGTGGAGTTAAGAGGACGCGTTGTTCCGGTGTGATGCCAAAATCCCGAAATGGAATAGTTTGAAGTCGTCACAGGCTCTTCTACTCTTTAATTTTTCTTACGCAAAATCAGCACACCGGGCCGGATTTGCGCTGCTGTACGCTGCAAAATATCCATAGGGCACCTCTAAAGGCCTATTTTAAACGATTTTTTCAGCTTAAACCGAGGGCTCATAAATTTTACGTAAGGCCGGATCTTAACTTCGGGACCAGAGTTGTTATCTACTTTACCACTTGTTAAACTTCCCGGTATGCCGTTACCGGCGCGGAGTGCTACCCGTCCATTACAGGGTGTGAGATGGATCGAATAGTGGAGATATGACAAAGTTTTATATCAATTTCCCGTGCGAAATGGTTCTATCCAAAAAGTGTTGCTTCACACTCTTTCATTTTACCTGAACCTTAAACAAACCTTGACAAAATTACCGAAAAGAGTTAAAATCTCTATAAATTGAGGCAATATATATCAAGTTATCTCATAAAAGGGGACTAAATGAAATATTATAGAAGCGAAGAGGAGAAGCAGCGGATAGTCTGTCAGCTTTGCCGCCACTACTGCAAGATGAAGGAGGGGCAGGTCGGCATCTGCGGGGTAAACAAAAATGTAGACGGAGAGCTGAAAACACTGGTTTACGGCCATCCGAGCGCGCTAAACGTGGACCCTATAGAGAAGAAGCCTATCTACCACATGCTTCCCGGCTCCGCCGCCCTCTCTTTCGGTACGGTAGGGTGTAACTTCAAGTGTCCGTTTTGTCAGAACTGGCAGATATCGCAGGAGACGAAGGTAAACGAAGAGGTCTACATATCTCCGCGGAAGATGGTGGATCTGGCTGAAGAGAGCGGCGCAGCGTCGATTGCATATACATACAACGAACCTACCATCTTCTACCCTTACGCCAAAGATATAGGAGTGATAGCGAAAGAGAGGGGGTTGAAGAATATCTTCGTATCGAACGGCTTCGAGAGTCCGGAGATCATAAAAGATATGACCTCATGGCTCGATGCCGCAAATATAGACCTAAAGAGCTGGGACGAAGGGTACTACAAGAAGGTACTCAAGGGAGGATTGGAGGCTGTAAAAGATACTCTCAGAATGATGGTTTCGGAGGGTATCTGGGTGGAGGTTACCACTCTTCTGATAGAGGGAGAGAACGACAGCGACAAAGATCTGAAAGAGATGGCGGAGTTCATCGCCGGCGATCTGGGACGGCACGTACCCTGGCATCTGAGCGCGTTTCATCCAGACTATAAGATGAGAGATCACGAATGGACAGGAGTAGATACCCTGATGCGCGCCAAAAAGATAGGTGAAGAGGCCGGACTATACTATGTATATCTGGGCAACGTCCCGGTACACGGTGACACACACTGCCCGGAGTGTCATGAACTGCTGATAGACAGAACAGGTTACAATGTTACTGTAAACAAGTTGGTAGACGGACACTGCCCCAAGTGTAACCGGGAGATTGAGGGGGTTTGGGAGTGATCTTTTTTATGGTCGATGGTCGATGGTCGATAGTCGATGGTTGTGTAGCTTGACGGGTTTTGCCCGGGAAGTCTGTTCAGACGAAGGAGGAAAATAATGAAAATACGAGAAACAGCGGTTGCGGGTCAGTTCTATCCGGCTTCGGCCGAAGAGATAAGGATGATGTTCGACCGTTTCAACGAGATGCTGGAGAAGAGTATCCGTGATCCGGAGCTTCTGAAGACTAAGACTAGGGCGGTGATAGTGCCGCATGCAGGTTATGTATTTTCCGGTTTTACGGCCAATGTGGCCCACAGGCTGCTCGGAAACAGCGGGGTCAAACGTGTCGTTGTCATCGGGCCGAGCCACAGGGTCTATCTGGCCGGAACCAGCGTCAGTGAATATGACCTCTACGAGACACCCCTGGGCGATCTGCCCGTCGATCGTCCGCTGGCGGATGAGCTTATCAAAAGGTTCGGTCTCGGGTTTGTGCCGGATGCCCACCATGAGCACAGTACGGAGGTGCAGATGCCGTTTATAAAAACATATCTGCCCGATGCCAGGACTGTGGAGCTTGTATACGGCGATGAAAACCCCTCGAACCTTGCATCTGTTATAGAGTGGCTTCTTGCCGATTCCGATACAGGGGTTGTCATAAGTACGGATCTCAGCCACTACTACGATCTGCAGAAGGCCAAGATGCTCGACAGCATATGCCTCAATGCCGTAAGCAAGCTCGATCCGGCCGAGCTGCACAGAGGATGCGAAGCCTGCGGCAAAATAGGGGTGGAAGCGATGCTGATCGCCGCGAAAAACGTGGGTCTCGAGCCGCTCATTCTCGACTACCGCACAAGTGCGGACGCAAGCGGAGACGAATCGCAGGTGGTGGGGTATATGAGCGCCGCGTTTATCTGATTGCCGGTGTTGCGCTTTTTATCTGACGTCATACAGAGAGGAAACCGAAGAGAATAAAGCAGAGAAGCGAGAGTAGTGCGGCCAGCAGGGCCCACGGCAGCTGCGTCTTTACGTGGGCTATAAGATCGCATCCTGCCGCCATGGCCGCAATGATCGTCGTATCGGAGATTGGAGAGGCGTGGTCGCCGAAGACTCCGCCTGAGATGACCGCTGCGATTACCAGCGGCAGAAGCATCCCCTCACCGATACCCATGCCGGCAGCTATGGTGACAGCTATCGGTATCATTATCGAAAAGGTTCCCCAGCTTGTGCCGGTAGAGAAGGCTATGATCGCCGAAAGAAGAAAGATTCCGGCCGGCAGAAGTGCCGGATTCAAGATTGCGTTGGCAAAATGGGCCATATAGACCCCCGTTCCCATCTTGACAGTTACATCTCCGATGGCGAAAGCGAAGAGCAGAATAGCGGCGATAGGGAGCATCGTTTTGGCTCCTCTGAAGATTGCCGGTACTATCTCTTTTGCGGGCATACTCTTTTTTATCAGATAGTAGACCGACGAGATCAGGACAGAACCCAAAACGGCGGCAAAAACCGAAGTGGAGCCGCTCCCTTTGAGAGGGTTTCCCCCGCCTGTGATGAATAGAAAGAGAAAAACGAGCAGCAGAAGCGACGCGATGGGTACGACAAGAGCCATCAGATCGCCTCTGCGCGAAGATATCTCTATATCGGGCGGATCGACTTTCGTATAGGCCGGAAACTTTACCCCTTTGAGTATGGTAAAGAGTACCAGCAGAATGGAGAAGATGGCGTAGAAGTTGAAAAGGAGCGCGCTTCCGAGGAGCTTTATGGGTTCGCCTGTGATCACTCCGGACTCTATCTGGGAGCCTATCAGTCCGAGCAGCAGCGCCCCCCATGCGTTGAGAGGAAACATCGTACATACGGGAGCCGCCGTGGAGTCGCAGATGTAGGCCAGCTTTTCCCGGGAAGTGCCGAAGCGGTCCGTAAGAGGGCGGCTGACCGTTCCTGCGATGAGCGACGTTATAGATGACTCTATGAAGATGGCGAGACCTATGAAAAACGCGAGCAGCTCCGCATCTTTCCTATCGGTTACAAGCTCCTTTTTCTCCTGCAGAAAACGGACGAAGCCGTCCACTCCGCCGCTGCGTCTAATGAGCTCTATGATCGAGCCTACGAAGATAGCGAATATCAGGGTTTTGACTACCCACCCCTTTTCAAGAAGCGAGAAGATTCCCAAAAGGGTCTGCCAAAGAGCGCCGGTAACGCTCTGCTCCATTATGTAATAGCCGCCTATTACGCCTATAAGAAGAGAGAGGATGACATTTCTTGATATAATTGCCAAAACTATGGCGATAAGCGGAG
It encodes the following:
- a CDS encoding uncharacterized peroxidase-related enzyme; translated protein: MAYIKLPEFEEMDPEIQERARPIMEKTGKLGDIFKLLAVRKDIYFATDAMVQSYLLAETELPYRVKESIALLVSKENGCSMCVDVHKSIAKMLGMSEDEVERVLQGIDAMEVDEREKELLRFSLRASRKDNYKMGREDIDALKELGYSDSQIVEAVAITGYFNYINTLSNVFGLGRED
- a CDS encoding radical SAM, pyruvate-formate lyase-activating enzyme like; protein product: MKYYRSEEEKQRIVCQLCRHYCKMKEGQVGICGVNKNVDGELKTLVYGHPSALNVDPIEKKPIYHMLPGSAALSFGTVGCNFKCPFCQNWQISQETKVNEEVYISPRKMVDLAEESGAASIAYTYNEPTIFYPYAKDIGVIAKERGLKNIFVSNGFESPEIIKDMTSWLDAANIDLKSWDEGYYKKVLKGGLEAVKDTLRMMVSEGIWVEVTTLLIEGENDSDKDLKEMAEFIAGDLGRHVPWHLSAFHPDYKMRDHEWTGVDTLMRAKKIGEEAGLYYVYLGNVPVHGDTHCPECHELLIDRTGYNVTVNKLVDGHCPKCNREIEGVWE
- a CDS encoding predicted dioxygenase, with protein sequence MKIRETAVAGQFYPASAEEIRMMFDRFNEMLEKSIRDPELLKTKTRAVIVPHAGYVFSGFTANVAHRLLGNSGVKRVVVIGPSHRVYLAGTSVSEYDLYETPLGDLPVDRPLADELIKRFGLGFVPDAHHEHSTEVQMPFIKTYLPDARTVELVYGDENPSNLASVIEWLLADSDTGVVISTDLSHYYDLQKAKMLDSICLNAVSKLDPAELHRGCEACGKIGVEAMLIAAKNVGLEPLILDYRTSADASGDESQVVGYMSAAFI
- a CDS encoding cytochrome c-type biogenesis protein DsbD, protein-disulfide reductase; amino-acid sequence: MSENNENFIKGKSVGRVSKTVLILLLNISLFAGLLSVDEAFKPSAEFRNGKVHLEIGLAEHIHLTKNLFKFSVEPEGKVELGEYRLPPAQRDDFGDEVYAGRFEADFPVEVKDPSLKSFTFVVTYQGCSDAGICYPPVTKRYDFDLKSAAATTEPPSAEVSEKSLAAPASQSGGEGTLSEEESIASTLKSKSFSIVLLTFFGFGLLLALTPCVFPMIPILSSIIVAQGEGMNARRGFVLSLVYVLSMALTYTVAGVLAGLFGANIQAALQNPWVISLFALLFVALAFSMFGFYELQLPASLQTRISRTSDEAGKKGGLAGVAVMGFLSALIVGPCVAPPLAGALIYIGQTGDALLGGAALFVMSLGMGLPLLLIGTGAGKFMPKPGGWMSAVSRVFGVVMLGVAIWMLSRIVPDSVSMALWSALFIISAVYMGALEPLGEKRGWNALFKGIGIISLVYGVLLFFGTFTGASNPLDPLRVFKERTAYATLAAPESLRFSRAETLEDLQKILESQKGPVMVDFRADWCVSCKELEENTFKNSDVIEALKGYTLLQVDVTENSAEQKRIMKHFGIFGPPAILFFRDGKELRAKRISGYKPPEEFLKIVELLHN
- a CDS encoding Na+/H+ antiporter translates to MQESYGIYSLLPPLIAIVLAIISRNVILSLLIGVIGGYYIMEQSVTGALWQTLLGIFSLLEKGWVVKTLIFAIFVGSIIELIRRSGGVDGFVRFLQEKKELVTDRKDAELLAFFIGLAIFIESSITSLIAGTVSRPLTDRFGTSREKLAYICDSTAAPVCTMFPLNAWGALLLGLIGSQIESGVITGEPIKLLGSALLFNFYAIFSILLVLFTILKGVKFPAYTKVDPPDIEISSRRGDLMALVVPIASLLLLVFLFLFITGGGNPLKGSGSTSVFAAVLGSVLISSVYYLIKKSMPAKEIVPAIFRGAKTMLPIAAILLFAFAIGDVTVKMGTGVYMAHFANAILNPALLPAGIFLLSAIIAFSTGTSWGTFSIMIPIAVTIAAGMGIGEGMLLPLVIAAVISGGVFGDHASPISDTTIIAAMAAGCDLIAHVKTQLPWALLAALLSLLCFILFGFLSV
- a CDS encoding transcriptional regulator, TetR family, with the protein product MGSEGTRRKILDAALHLFNEADTQRASTNHIARAAGVSPGNLYYHFRNREEIIRALYAMMTEKIGFAQKPLPDTMCQLKLYCSFVSDVWWEYRFFRRELIFLMKRDPALEQAVVRDNRLQHSKFLALVEKLRDEGYILLPNDDTIELLADTAMLYSQFWTPYLMSLGNSVTAPAVRMVSERIMDLFGPYLSEKAKRELADCYTKSTQ
- a CDS encoding dihydroorotase, with translation MIIKSARVVLQDGIKELDVKIEKGKIVELSDSLEGKNVIDAEGRYLMPAMVDIGVGVMDGKLRGGTLEKLSTKARMNGFGTVVLSSLCDPRIDNEITLEFARSQAELCRETKILSLLSGVKEEGGLSDCSILLKEGAVGIEFESHIDGNLIRRLMEYASMHGVKLFCRANDPALQGEGVMHEGEISCRLGLAGVPSVAESSQIARIGELAEFYGVDVVVLGASTERTLKICAQSGHLSAQVPIHHLILSDRACLDYDTAGKIWPPLRDEAMCAAMRDAVLKDDSAMITSLHTPVSETAKDAVFAEAAYGIEGLNVFLPLLYTFLVEKGGMDLPSLAAKTSLNPAAAVGLDGKKGAILPGYDADLLLFDPDFSFCYNDPQSPYDGVELRGRVVPV